The Salmo salar chromosome ssa06, Ssal_v3.1, whole genome shotgun sequence sequence taacgttagctatatgGCTAGGCTAGCTAGCTTGCCAACTTCACCAAAACAGTGActagctaactagccatttcCCCTACTTGTATAACAGTCTCAACAAACAGAAACAAAACACCATTTGGTTTCTAACATGCAATAATATCCTTCATAAATGGTTATGGCGTAGCTAACGTTACTGTCAAGAATATAGTTAGCAACAGCGAGGTTAACCAACTTTGCTAGCTAGAGAGCCAACTAGCATGAATCTGTTTTATGATGCTAGTGTGGGGCTTCTGATTTACTTTACTCTTTTCTTTAGGCTAGTGACACATGCAAGTGCAATGGCTGGAAGAACCCACAACCGCCGACTGCCACCCGAAGTATGGATTTACAGCAACAAGCGGCCAGCCTTAGCGAGTCCTGCCGCAGCTGTGGGCATGCCCTGGGTAGGCTGCCTTATGACTCAACACTCGTTTGAAGATAGATACGCTTCATGATCACACTGAACCTAATGTCATCAATACATATCATAGATATAGAATCTGTATGCTATTCCATAATAGCAATAATTATAATATGAATTGCACAATGTAGGTTTTAGTCTCATCTCATTATTGAGTGAGTAGTAAAGTAGTAAAAATACTTAGCTATCCcccctttaaaggggcaatcagcagttgctacgtCCATTTGTGTACTTATAAATtgaattatattttttatttcaccaggtaggctagttgagaacaagttctcatttacaactgagacctggccaagttaaagcaaagcagtgcgacacaaacaacaacacagagttacacatggaataaacaagcatacaatagaaaaagtctatgtacagtgtgtgcaaatgaggtaagatcagggaggtaagacaataaataggccacagtggtgaaataattacaatttagcaattaaacactggagtgatagatgtgcagaagatgaatgtgcaagtggagatactggggttcaaaaaaattaaaatagatactggggtgcaaaggagcaaacatttttgaaaaaaaaaaaaaacagtatgtggatgaggtagttggatgggctatttacagatgggctatgtacaggtgcagtgatctgtgagctgctctgacagctggtgcttaaagttagtgagggatatatgagtctccagcttcagtgatttttgcaattcgttccagtcattggcagcagagaactggaaggaaaggcggccagaggaggaatttgctttgggggtgaccagtgaaatatacctgctggagcgcgtgctacgagtggatgctgctatggtgaccagtgagctgagataagacggggctttacctagcaaagacttctagatgacctggagccagtgggtttggcgacgaatatgaagcgagggccagccaacaatatggggctttggtgacaaaacggatggcactgtgatagactgcatccaagttattgagtagagtgttggaggttattttgtaaatgacatggctgaagtcaaggatcggcaggatagtcagttttacgacggtatgtttggcagcatgagtgaaggatgctttgtttcgaaataggaagccgattctagatttaattttggattggagatgcttaatatgagtctggaaggagagttcacagtctagccagacacctaggtatttgtagttgtccacatattctaagtcagaaccgttcagagtagtgatgctggacgggcgggcaggtgcaggcagcgatcggttgaagagcatgcatttagttttacttgcatttaagagcagttggaggccacggaaggagagttgtatggcagtgaagctcgtctggaggttagttaacacagtgtccaaagaagggccagaagtgtacagattggtgtcgtctgcgtagaggtggatcagagactcaccagcagcaagagtgacatcattgatgtatacagagaaaagagcaggccctccgatttgacacactaaactctgtctgagaagtagttggtgaaccaggcgaggcagtcatttgagaaaccaaggctgttgagtctgccgataagaatgtggtgattgacagagtcgaaagccttggccaggtcgatgaatacagctgcacagtattgtctcatATCGAttgcagttatgatatcgtttaggaccttgagcatggctgaggtgcacccatgaccagctcggaagccagattgcatagcggagaaggtacggtgggattcgaaatggtcggtgatctgtttgttaacttggctttcgaagtaCTTAAATTAATAATATGtacctattgattcttgaagactataacttataaatgctcaATGAGCTTAGTTAAacagtcgtaccccatcagaacccaaaatataagcttgttttgtattttatgtttatttatttaacctttatttaactaggcaagtcagctaagaacaaattcttatttacggtgatggcctaccaaaaggactCCTGCTGGGatggggattaaaaataaattaaattaaaataaagtacaaaacacacattacaacaagagagacaacactacataaagagagacctagacaacaacatagcatggcagcaacacatgacaacaacatggcagcagcacaacatggtagcagcacaaaacagggtacaaacattattgggcacagacaacagcacaaagggcaagaaggtagacaacaatacatcacgcaaagcagccacaactgtcagcaagagtgtccatgattgagtctttgaatgaagagattcagataaaactgtccagtttgagtgttttgttgcagctcgttccagtcactagctgcagtgaactgaaaagacgagcgacccagggatttgtgtgcgctttggggacctttaacagaatgtgactggcagaacgggtgttgtatgtgaagGATgacggctgcagtagatatctcagatagggggagtgaggcctaagagagttttataaataagcatcaaccagtgggtcttgcgacaggtatacagagatgaccagtttacagaggagtatagagtgcagtgatgtgtcctataaggagctttggtggcaaatctgatggccaaatggtaaagaacatctagccgctcgagagcacctttacctgccgatctataaattacatcttgCTTGGTTAGGATGGTAcactgaatcagggttagtttagcagctggggtgaaagaggagcgattacgatagttacatttctccagcctcatTCCTCAACTTTTTACCGAAACAGTGGTGGGGGGGTCCTTTgtcattgtttcaactgctgattgacgCTTTAAGATGCTGATCTGTTATTGAACCCCTCCTGTGCAGCGGCCCATGTGTCCCACCTGGAGAACGTGTCAGAGGAGGAGATCAACAGGCTGCTGGGCATGGTGGTGGATGTGGAGAACCTCTTTATGTCTGTGCACAAGGAGGAGGACACTGACACCAAGCAGGTCTACTTCTACCTCTTCAAGGTATGAAATCACTTCCCTCCATTCCAACCAGACAGACAAGTGTAGATGGCCATGACCTCTACTTTTCTGGCTTAGCACATCTTGACCCTCTCTCTGTTCGTCTCTATCCCCCCCCCCAGCTGCTGAGAAAATGCATCTTGCAGATGAGTCAGCCGATAGTGGAGGGATCATTGGGGAGTCCCCCCTTTCAGAAGCCCAACATTGAGCAGGTAGTAACAGTCTCCTTCCTACCTGTTTCTCAAGCTGTTCTTTCCTTCTTCCCCAACAGTAAAATACATTTTGTACacgtttgttttattttgttcctCAGGGAGTGTTGAACTTCGTTCAGTACAAATTCAGCCACCTGGCACCCAGAGAGAGGCAGACGATGTTTGAGCTCTCCAAGATGTTCCTCCTGTGTCTGAACTACTGGAAGCTGGAGACTCCCACGCAGTTCCGCCAGCGGTCCCAGAAGGATGATGGCACAGCCTACAAAGTGGACtacaccaggtgtgtgtgtgagccatgTGTTGtgggaaacatatatttttttttaattgcagCGTATTGCATCTTGCTTTTTTGATATTGTTGTATTGCATCTTGTTTATTTTCTGTTAATGTAAAAGTCTCATTGCATTCTGCTCTTTTTGTTCCCGTCAAGAGTGACTCACAACTACTGTAATGTAATCTGTCTTGTTTCCCAGGTGGCTATGCTACTGCCATGTCCCCCAGAGTAACGACAGCCTGCCGCGCTACGAGACCACACAGGTGTTTGGCCGCAGTCTGCTCAAGTCAATCTTCACCGTGACGCGCCGCCAGCTCCTGGAGAAGTTCCGAGTGGAGAAGGACAAGCTCCTACCAGAGAAACGCACACTCATCCTCACACACTTTCCCAAGTACGTGGTGTGCAACCAATCCGTAGTAATCCGCTCGGGAATCAAAGTTGATACTTATTGTGGTTTCTCCCTCGAGTTACAATCGAACCAATATTCTGGAGTGAGTGAGATGGACGCTGTGTATCTGTGGCTTGTAACAAAGGGTTTGTGTCCCAGGTTTCTGTCTATGCTAGAGGAGGAGATCTATGGGGATAACTCTCCCATCTGGGAAGCTGACTTCACCATGCCTGCCTCAGAGGGGGGCCAGCTGGGTCACCAGTTAGGTGAGGGGCCCCTAAGCTCCAACTAAATAAGTGGTTCTCATAAGATCCATAAAGGCACTTATAGGTTGTACAACATGTAATGTATGATTTCCCGCTCTCCATTTTCAATAATTCTGTCTggttttggtcattgtcctgtgttTCTGATCCTGGCAGTGATCAGCCCTGCTGCAGTGTCGGGTTCGCCCTCCTTCTCTAAGGGCATGAACAGTGGCTCTTCGCTAGGCAGTCTGGGGCTGGACTCTGGCGTGGCCGAGCCCATGACAGGTCAGTAACTCTGGCGACCCCGCCCAGCTAACTTTTGCTTTGTACCGGGTGTGAAGTAATAGCTGACGTTGGGAGCTTTTATTTCCCATGCCTCTGTGGGATGGCCTCGCACATAAACAGCATCTAAGTTAATGGTGGTTATAGTCATGTTTTATACCGTCTCTcctcaggagagaagaggaagctTCCAGAAGTTCTGACCCTGGAGGACGCTAAGAGGATCAGAGTAATGGGAGACATCCCGATGGAGTTGGTTAACGAGGTGATGATGACCATCACTGACCCGGCTGCCATGTTGGGCCCAGAGGTGAGCGCTTCCCAAGACTGAGACGCATCATGTTGCCAGTGCAACATGGAAATTTATGTTGACTGCGGATATGTTTTATCTAGTCGAAACCTCTAAGTATGGAAACTGGATGTTTGTTAGAATGAATATAATAATTGACGGTGTTGATCATCACTGTCACTCTCTGCTAGACGAGTCTGCTGTCTGCCAATGCTGCTCGTGATGAGACAGCCAGGTTAGAGGAGAGGCGGGGCATCATAGAGTTCCATGTCATAGGGAACTCTCTTTCCCAGAAGTCCAACAAGAAGATTCTGATGTGGCTGGTGGGCTTGCAGAACGTCTTCTCCCACCAGCTGCCTCGCATGCCCAAAGAGTACATCACACGCCTAGTGTTTGACCCGTACGTAGATATTTGAACTGTTTCTCTCACCTGTACCCCGTCTTCAGTGAAGCCTCttgaaataaactttttgtgACCCTTTCTCCCCACTCTCTTGGACCATTCTCTGTCCAGGAAGCACAAGACGCTGGCCCTAATCAAAGATGGCCGTGTCATCGGGGGGATCTGTTTCAGGATGTTCCCCACCCAGGGCTTCACTGAGATCGTCTTCTGTGCCGTCACATCCAACGAGCAAGTCAAGGTATGGACACACCTC is a genomic window containing:
- the LOC106607290 gene encoding histone acetyltransferase KAT2A is translated as MSDPAAQALQPRLHQAQSGGTAGSNAAAVGSGSGNSDPVRPGLSQQQRASQKKAQVRAFPRAKKLEKLGVFSACKASDTCKCNGWKNPQPPTATRSMDLQQQAASLSESCRSCGHALAAHVSHLENVSEEEINRLLGMVVDVENLFMSVHKEEDTDTKQVYFYLFKLLRKCILQMSQPIVEGSLGSPPFQKPNIEQGVLNFVQYKFSHLAPRERQTMFELSKMFLLCLNYWKLETPTQFRQRSQKDDGTAYKVDYTRWLCYCHVPQSNDSLPRYETTQVFGRSLLKSIFTVTRRQLLEKFRVEKDKLLPEKRTLILTHFPKFLSMLEEEIYGDNSPIWEADFTMPASEGGQLGHQLVISPAAVSGSPSFSKGMNSGSSLGSLGLDSGVAEPMTGEKRKLPEVLTLEDAKRIRVMGDIPMELVNEVMMTITDPAAMLGPETSLLSANAARDETARLEERRGIIEFHVIGNSLSQKSNKKILMWLVGLQNVFSHQLPRMPKEYITRLVFDPKHKTLALIKDGRVIGGICFRMFPTQGFTEIVFCAVTSNEQVKGYGTHLMNHLKEYHIKHSILYFLTYADEYAIGYFKKQGFSKDIKVTKSRYLGYIKDYEGATLMECELNPRIPYTELSHIIKRQKEIIKKLIERKQSQIRKVYPGLTCFKEGVRQIPVESIPGIRESGWKPSAKEKVKELKDPDVLYNMLKNLLAQVKTHPDAWPFMEPVKKTEAPDYYEIIRFPIDLKTMTERLKNRYYVTKKLFIADLQRVITNCREYNPPDSEYCKCANTLEKFFYFKLKEGGLIEK